From a region of the Macrobrachium nipponense isolate FS-2020 chromosome 3, ASM1510439v2, whole genome shotgun sequence genome:
- the LOC135222183 gene encoding uncharacterized protein LOC135222183, translated as MGDRTLPPQVEGHPQGRLDLIIGRPAVVPAPKASQSFIFSFRWWGDTRLCVLRLPPGKSESRITFYVTCGPKSFRQYLCDAGSLNVSLKIGGGGNDEADDEEKENLSQLIQSPRKLGESPRQTVLRRQLRMKKGWQDGDVIGSFMLPDLKLNSRGDYVHECRIVDSSADVIGTVVVTMIFLEGTLEDFQEIKIQREEETTVQQKMEETKLRPRSGIPVRGTSSISSQKGSQDGQRSRSGSFRESLRQKTDRLKSPKRQPGTLDYGGRGMVRKHHKIRRMRVL; from the exons GGCCGCCTTGATCTGATAATTGGACGTCCAGCTGTAGTTCCAGCTCCAAAAGCATCACAGTCATTTATATTCTCATTCAGGTGGTGGGGAGATACACGGTTGTGTGTTTTACG gtTACCTCCTGGGAAGAGTGAATCCAGAATAACATTCTATGTTACCTGTGGCCCAAAATCTTTTCGGCAGTACCTGTGTGATGCTGGAAGCCTAAATGTCAGTCTGAAAATAGGTGGTGGTGGTAACGATGAAGCAGATGATGAGGAAAAGGAAAACTTGAGTCAGTTGATTCAGAGCCCAAGAAAATTGGGTGAATCCCCTAGACAAACAGTTTTGCGCCGGCAGTTAAGGATGAAGAAAGGATGGCAGGATGGGGATGTGATTGGAAGCTTTATGCTTCCAGATTTAAAGCTAAATTCGCGTGGAGATTACGTTCATGAGTGCCGTATAGTAGATTCTTCAGCAGATGTGATTGGCACTGTAGTTGTAACAATGATATTCCTTGAGGGGACTTTAGAAGATTTCcaggaaataaaaatacagaGGGAAGAAGAAACCACCGTACAACAGAAAATGGAAGAAACAAAATTAAGACCCCGTTCTGGCATTCCTGTCAGAGGAACCAGTAGTATTAGCTCTCAGAAAGGTTCACAAGATGGTCAGAGAAGTCGAAGTGGAAGTTTCAGAGAATCACTCAGGCAGAAAACCGATAGGTTAAAGTCCCCTAAAAGACAACCTGGTACCCTGGACTATGGAGGACGAGGTATGGTCAGGAAACATCACAAAATAAGAAGAATGAGGGTCTTATAG